Proteins co-encoded in one Pocillopora verrucosa isolate sample1 chromosome 1, ASM3666991v2, whole genome shotgun sequence genomic window:
- the LOC131788225 gene encoding octopamine receptor beta-2R — protein sequence MANQSNPSMVRPPPLIDNETFRREAVITWCAFYVQIAFLAVFGNGLVVASFIRYSRLRTITNYFVVSLAVADILVGLVSIPIWISMLLYSTGGKTLGNIYYILDIFAGTCSILHLVTISLERFFAVVYPIRRRNTSPKVYYIFLVAVWIIPAAASLSALELREINRKANMMFLFMGFFVIPLLVILFTYAKIWLTARNRIQPARDSSRSIKRDMRIAVTIALVIGFFVIAWLPFFTVQLLIVFCESCKPRIYNTDLLLFVKYMHYSNSAINPIVYAVKIPEFRRAFKQLVCCCDSGTPSVTEIVSGTDMRVASHTSHERALSH from the coding sequence ATGGCTAACCAATCAAATCCAAGCATGGTTCGCCCCCCTCCCCTGATTGATAATGAAACTTTCAGAAGAGAGGCAGTTATCACATGGTGTGCCTTTTACGTCCAAATTGCTTTCCTTGCAGTCTTTGGCAATGGACTAGTTGTGGCATCCTTCATTCGGTACTCGCGACTACGTACGATAACAAATTACTTCGTGGTCAGCCTCGCTGTGGCAGATATCTTGGTCGGCCTCGTCTCCATACCCATATGGATCTCAATGCTACTTTATTCAACAGGAGGTAAAACGTTAGGGAACATTTACTACATCCTTGACATCTTTGCCGGTACCTGCTCCATTCTGCATCTCGTGACCATCAGCTTAGAGCGCTTCTTTGCTGTGGTTTATCCAATTCGTCGCCGAAACACCTCACCCAAAGTCTACTATATATTTTTGGTGGCCGTGTGGATTATTCCAGCCGCAGCATCTCTATCTGCACTGGAACTAAGGGAAATCAACCGCAAAGCTAATATGATGTTTCTTTTCATGGGATTCTTCGTAATTCCATTGTTGGTCATTCTGTTCACTTACGCAAAGATTTGGCTCACGGCCAGGAATCGAATACAGCCGGCTCGGGACAGTTCACGATCGATAAAACGTGACATGCGTATTGCAGTTACCATTGCGTTAGTTATTGGCTTTTTCGTAATTGCCTGGTTACCTTTCTTTACAGTTCAGTTACTAATAGTGTTTTGCGAGTCATGCAAACCCAGAATTTACAACACCGACCTCCTTTTGTTTGTAAAGTATATGCATTACAGCAATTCAGCGATCAATCCTATTGTCTACGCTGTGAAAATCCCAGAGTTCCGTCGAGCCTTCAAGCAGTTAGTTTGCTGCTGTGATAGCGGAACCCCATCCGTCACAGAAATTGTATCAGGAACAGACATGCGTGTCGCCTCACATACCTCTCACGAAAGAGCTTTGTCgcattaa